A stretch of the Actinomycetota bacterium genome encodes the following:
- a CDS encoding succinate dehydrogenase iron-sulfur subunit, producing the protein MDPDDERRIPPLGRVLEDVMLEGHGEVVEVGEGPPREPGARREGGPEVTGKVSLTLRIRRYNPEVRPDPWWDEHVVDAEPSDRLLDALHYVKWYRDGSLALRRSCAHGVCGSDAMLINGKNRLACKVLVKQVAPRVTVEPIRGLPVLKDLIVDMEPFFAGYKRMLPFLINDEETTDRERLQSPEERVAFDDTTKCILCAACTTSCPIFWGDEEYIGPAAIVSAHRFIFDSRDHGERERLRILSEKTGVFRCRTTFNCTEACPRGIKVTKAIQDVKRRILFDRY; encoded by the coding sequence GTGGACCCCGACGACGAGCGCCGCATTCCACCGCTCGGGCGGGTGCTGGAGGACGTCATGCTGGAGGGCCACGGCGAGGTCGTCGAGGTCGGCGAGGGCCCGCCGCGAGAGCCCGGTGCGAGGCGAGAGGGCGGCCCCGAGGTCACCGGCAAGGTCTCGCTCACCCTCCGGATCCGCCGCTACAACCCCGAGGTCCGGCCGGACCCGTGGTGGGACGAGCACGTGGTCGACGCGGAACCTTCCGACCGGCTGCTGGACGCGCTGCACTACGTGAAGTGGTACCGGGACGGGTCGCTGGCGCTGCGTCGGTCGTGCGCCCACGGCGTCTGCGGCTCCGACGCAATGCTCATCAATGGGAAGAACCGCCTGGCCTGCAAGGTGCTGGTGAAGCAGGTGGCGCCGCGTGTGACGGTGGAGCCGATCCGGGGCCTGCCCGTCCTGAAGGACCTGATCGTGGACATGGAGCCGTTCTTCGCCGGCTACAAGCGGATGCTCCCGTTCCTGATCAACGACGAGGAGACCACCGACCGGGAACGCCTCCAGTCGCCCGAAGAACGAGTGGCCTTCGACGACACCACCAAGTGCATCCTGTGCGCCGCGTGCACCACGTCGTGCCCCATCTTCTGGGGCGACGAGGAGTACATCGGCCCGGCGGCCATCGTGAGCGCGCACCGGTTCATCTTCGATTCGCGGGACCACGGCGAGCGGGAGCGCCTGCGGATCCTGTCCGAGAAGACCGGCGTGTTCCGGTGCCGGACCACGTTCAACTGCACGGAAGCGTGCCCCCGCGGCATCAAGGTGACCAAGGCCATCCAGGACGTGAAGCGACGGATCCTGTTCGACCGGTACTGA
- the sdhA gene encoding succinate dehydrogenase flavoprotein subunit encodes MTTTHTYDAVIVGAGGAGLRAAIECAGRVRTAVISKLYPTRSHTGAAQGGMCAALGNVEEDNPEWHTFDTVKGGDYLVDQPAAQIMCREAVDRVIELEHWGFPFNRTPEGKIDQRRFGGHTRNHGEGPVRRACYAADRTGHMILQTLYQQCIKRDVRFFNEFYVLDLVMVDGAAAGVVAYELATGELHVFRAKAILFATGGYGRIFKITSNAHALTGDGPAVCYRRGIPLEDMEMYQFHPTGIYKMGILISEAVRGEGGILLNGQGERFMERYAPTIKDLAPRDMVSRAIYQEIKEGRGVDGSDYVHLDVRHLPREVIETKIPDVTEFARIYLGVEPTTEPVPIQPTAHYAMGGIPTDTDARVVTGPEETPVPGLYAAGECACVSVHGANRLGTNSLLDIVVFGRRGGMAMAEFAEASGQPTLPENPEADTERMLRRLLTGPSLEFAADIRSELQRHMFDLCGVVRTEEGLRTLHSRLQTLRDRYHLVGMHDRGKRFNTELMEAVELGFLLEIAETVAAGALARDESRGGHYRDDHPLRDDDHWLKHSLAYREGEGVVRLEYKDVKLGPYIPMERKY; translated from the coding sequence GTGACCACCACCCACACGTACGACGCGGTGATCGTGGGCGCCGGCGGGGCGGGGCTGCGCGCCGCCATCGAGTGCGCCGGCCGCGTCCGCACGGCGGTGATCTCGAAGCTGTACCCCACCCGCTCGCACACCGGGGCCGCGCAGGGCGGGATGTGTGCCGCCCTCGGGAACGTGGAGGAGGACAACCCGGAGTGGCACACCTTCGACACGGTGAAGGGCGGCGACTACCTGGTGGACCAGCCCGCCGCCCAGATCATGTGCCGCGAGGCCGTGGACCGGGTCATCGAGCTGGAGCACTGGGGGTTCCCGTTCAACCGGACCCCGGAGGGGAAGATCGACCAGCGGCGGTTCGGCGGGCACACCCGCAACCACGGCGAGGGACCGGTGCGCCGGGCGTGCTACGCGGCCGACCGGACCGGGCACATGATCCTTCAGACCCTGTACCAGCAGTGCATCAAGCGGGACGTCCGGTTCTTCAACGAGTTCTACGTGCTCGACCTGGTCATGGTGGACGGCGCGGCCGCTGGGGTCGTCGCGTACGAGCTGGCCACCGGCGAGCTGCACGTGTTCCGGGCCAAGGCCATCCTGTTCGCCACCGGCGGCTACGGGCGCATCTTCAAGATCACCTCGAACGCGCACGCGCTGACCGGCGACGGGCCGGCAGTTTGCTACCGGCGCGGGATCCCCCTCGAGGACATGGAGATGTACCAGTTCCATCCCACGGGGATCTACAAGATGGGCATCCTGATCTCCGAGGCCGTCCGGGGCGAGGGCGGCATCCTGCTGAACGGCCAGGGCGAACGGTTCATGGAGCGTTACGCGCCCACCATCAAGGACCTGGCGCCGCGCGACATGGTCAGCCGCGCCATCTACCAGGAGATCAAGGAGGGACGCGGGGTCGACGGGAGCGATTACGTGCACCTCGACGTCCGCCACCTCCCCCGCGAGGTCATCGAGACCAAGATCCCGGACGTCACCGAGTTCGCCCGGATCTACCTGGGGGTGGAGCCCACCACCGAGCCGGTGCCGATCCAGCCCACCGCGCACTACGCGATGGGGGGCATCCCCACGGACACCGACGCCCGCGTGGTTACGGGCCCTGAGGAGACCCCGGTGCCGGGCCTGTACGCGGCGGGCGAGTGCGCGTGCGTGTCCGTGCACGGCGCGAACCGGTTGGGCACGAACTCCCTGCTCGACATCGTGGTGTTCGGCCGGCGCGGCGGGATGGCCATGGCCGAGTTCGCGGAGGCATCCGGCCAGCCCACGCTGCCGGAGAATCCCGAGGCGGACACGGAACGGATGCTCCGCCGACTGCTCACCGGCCCCAGCCTCGAGTTCGCCGCCGACATCCGGTCCGAGCTCCAGCGCCACATGTTCGACCTGTGCGGCGTGGTCCGGACCGAGGAGGGCCTGCGCACGCTTCACTCTCGGCTCCAGACCCTCCGGGACCGCTACCACCTGGTGGGGATGCACGACCGGGGGAAGCGGTTCAACACCGAGCTCATGGAGGCCGTGGAGCTGGGGTTCCTCCTCGAGATCGCGGAGACCGTGGCGGCGGGGGCGCTGGCCCGCGACGAGAGCCGCGGCGGCCACTACCGTGACGACCATCCGCTGCGAGACGACGATCACTGGCTGAAGCACTCGCTGGCGTACCGGGAGGGCGAGGGCGTGGTGAGGCTGGAGTACAAGGACGTGAAGCTCGGGCCCTACATCCCCATGGAGAGGAAGTACTAG
- a CDS encoding succinate dehydrogenase hydrophobic membrane anchor subunit, with translation MALRTDRPGSRPPSPPTGTVRGYYTGRERPVGGYELWAWLFMRMSGILLLVLAVGHVLIMHAFGGGVGRVNFGFVALRWQHPFWRAWDWMMLSLALLHGANGLRTVVLDYIRRPGPRFAITWFFNIVAFTMFVLGSVVVFTFNANNFPITK, from the coding sequence ATGGCGCTGCGGACCGATCGTCCTGGGTCCCGCCCTCCCTCGCCGCCCACGGGCACGGTCCGCGGCTACTACACGGGACGGGAACGGCCGGTGGGCGGCTACGAGCTGTGGGCCTGGCTGTTCATGCGTATGAGCGGGATCCTGCTGCTGGTGCTGGCCGTCGGCCACGTCCTGATCATGCATGCGTTCGGGGGCGGGGTGGGCCGGGTGAACTTCGGGTTCGTGGCCCTTCGCTGGCAGCACCCGTTTTGGCGGGCCTGGGACTGGATGATGCTCTCCCTCGCCCTGCTGCACGGCGCGAACGGGCTCCGCACCGTGGTCCTCGACTACATCCGGCGGCCGGGTCCCCGGTTCGCCATCACGTGGTTCTTCAACATCGTGGCCTTCACCATGTTCGTGCTGGGCTCGGTGGTGGTGTTCACGTTCAACGCCAACAACTTCCCCATCACGAAGTGA
- the sdhC gene encoding succinate dehydrogenase, cytochrome b556 subunit — protein sequence MARRRSELGSLYRGREGQWAWILHRVTGVGIILFLFAHVVDTAVIGWGPKAYNRVLSVYHNPGVRILEWILVGMVIYHAVNGVRVLLLDFWANAVLHQRLLSWITAAVVVGSMAPITFLMWRDIIDLLIH from the coding sequence GTGGCGCGACGACGAAGCGAGCTGGGTTCCCTCTACCGCGGCCGCGAGGGCCAGTGGGCCTGGATCCTGCACCGCGTCACCGGCGTCGGCATCATCCTGTTCCTGTTCGCCCACGTGGTGGACACCGCCGTGATCGGGTGGGGGCCCAAGGCGTACAACCGGGTCCTGTCCGTGTACCACAACCCCGGCGTGCGGATCCTGGAGTGGATCCTGGTCGGGATGGTCATCTACCACGCCGTGAACGGCGTCCGGGTCCTGCTCCTCGACTTCTGGGCGAACGCCGTGCTGCACCAGCGCCTGCTGTCCTGGATCACCGCCGCCGTGGTCGTCGGGAGCATGGCCCCGATCACCTTCCTGATGTGGCGGGACATCATCGACCTGCTGATCCACTGA